A genomic window from Xyrauchen texanus isolate HMW12.3.18 chromosome 31, RBS_HiC_50CHRs, whole genome shotgun sequence includes:
- the LOC127624676 gene encoding growth arrest and DNA damage-inducible protein GADD45 gamma-like produces MTLEEVLIQKPSERAQCTGKALEEVLVSAKATECLTIGVYESAKVMNVDPDSVTFCVLAMDEDFECDIALQIHFTLIQAFCFDNDISIVRVNDIQRLVETVGDKSGQLEDAHCVLITNPADGSCEDPALEKLHLFCEESRSYNEWVPEITLPER; encoded by the exons ATGACTCTTGAGGAAGTTCTCATCCAGAAGCCCAGCGAGAGAGCTCAGTGCACTGGAAAAGCCCTCGAAGAAGTTTTGGTTTCTGCCAAAGCTACCGAATGCCTCACCATTGGGGTTTATGAGTCTGCCAAAGTTATGAATGT TGACCCAGACAGTGTGACTTTCTGCGTCCTGGCGATGGATGAGGACTTTGAGTGTGACATCGCTCTCCAAATTCACTTCACTCTTATCCAAGCCTTCTGTTTTGACAACGATATCAGCATCGTCAGAGTGAATGACATTCAGCGTCTCGTTGAGACTGTCGGCGACAAGTCAGGACAACTTGAGGATGCTCACTGTGTGCTCATCACG AACCCAGCGGATGGTTCGTGTGAGGATCCAGCTCTGGAAAAGCTCCACCTGTTCTGTGAGGAAAGTCGCAGCTACAACGAGTGGGTTCCTGAGATCACGCTCCCCGAGCGTTGA